The genomic window GAGCCGTTGGGGTCTTTAACACAGCGGTGATCTGCGCGGTGGGCATGGGGCTTCTCATTGTGGCTCTGGGCAGCGCCTTTCTCGATGAGCTGGCGGAGCTTCTGGGCTCTACGGCGCAGATACACAGCCAGGCCACGGCTTATATGCGCTACATCATCCTCTTCTCTCCGTTTCTGATTTTGAGCTTTCTTCTCAGCGGGATTGCGCGCAATGACGGTAAGCCGGGTCTGGCGATGCTGGCGCTGGCCGCCGGCGCCGTCTCAAACGTCCTGCTGGACTATGTGTTTCTGTATCCGCTGAATATGGGAATCGGCGGAGCGGCTCTGGCAACGGCGTTGGGACCGATCTTCAGCGTTCTGATTCTTCTGCCTCACTTCCTGGGGCGAAGAGGGGCGCTGTTCTTTGCCAGAACGCAGCTGCATCTGAAAAAGGTGGGCCGCATTTTTACGCTGGGCTTCCCGTCTTTTATCATGGAGTTTACCATCGGTATGGTTACCTTTGTCTACAATTTCGCCATTGTCCGGCACGGATTCGGCGAGATCGGCCTTGCAGCCTATCTGGTGATCGGCTATCTGATGCTGATTATTTTGACGATCTTTCTGGGTATGGCCGAGGGACTGCAGCCGGTCTTCAGCTACTTTGCCGGGGTCGGTAAAACAGAGCGCAGCCGGGATATGCGGGCCTTTGCCGTCAGAGTGTTTCTTCTGGTGGGGGTGGTCTGCTATCTGTTGATTGTGCTCTTCTCCCGCCCGTTCTTCTCGATTTTCAACCCTCACGACACTGCGCTGATCGACTTCACACAGAGCCGGAGCCTGGGCTACTTCAGCGGCTTTTTCCTGGCCGGGTACAACATATTGATGATCTCTTACTGGCAGTCCACCCGCCGCACAGCGACGGCAATGGCGGTCTCACTGTCCCGCAGCGTCATCTGGCCGCCGGTTCTGATTGCGCTTTTGCCGCTGGCGTTCGGCCGCGAGGCGATCTGGGTCTGCCACTCGCTGAGCGAAGTGCTGACGGCCTGTACGGCGTTTATCCTGTTGCGGCGTGACGGCAGAGAGAAAGACCCCGGTGTGAGCCGGGCCGATGAGCCGGCGTGACCGCCGCGCCGGCCCCGGCGGTATCCCGGGGGAGGTGAGCGCACCCGATCAGACGGCAGCGCCGCAGTTGCCTTTGGGTTTCCTCGCGAGGGAGTTCATCCCGCGAGGCAGCCCGGTGCAGCGCCGCAGACAGCAAAGGGGCCGTGTCTGAACTTCAGACACGGCCCCTTTCATGGCGGAAAAGGGAGACACGCGGCCCCGCCCGCAGCCTCAGCGGCGCACGGGGGCCAGATCGTCCCGGCGCACGCCGCCCGTGATCCACAGGCACAGCGCATAGAGAGCGCTCAGCATCAGAGCGCCGAGCACCATTGACGCGAAAGCGGGCAGACTCTGCAGCGGCTCGACGCCGAACGTAAGGCGCGTGAGCAGCGCCGCTGTGAGCGCCGAGAGGACGGGCTTGCAAAACCACTTTCCCCAGCGGATGGGCAGCCCCGTGACCACAAAGAGCCGCCGGGCGTTCAAAAAGCAGGTGAGGAGATTTGACACGATCATCACCAGCAGAAAGCCCTTGATGCCCTCGTGCGGCACGATCAGGGCGATCAGCGCGATGCGCGAGGCCGAGTCGAGAAGACTGTAGCGCAGGGAGCTGACCTGCTGATTGAGGCCCTTGAGAATGCCGTCGATGATGTTCTCGAGATAGATCAGCGGCATGATGGGGGCGAGCACGCTCAGCAGAAACCCGACTTCGTCGCTCTTGTAGAGGAGCTGCCCGAGCGGGTAGGCGTAGACGCAGAAGAGCGCCCCGAGCAGCACCGAGATGGACAGCGTGATGTGAATGGCGCGCGAGATGGTGCGGTGGAGCTTTGCGTCCTGACGGCGGACGTTGGCCTCGCTGATCTCGGGCACCAGCAGCGTCGACAGAGAGTTTAAAAAGGACGAGGGGAAGAAGAGCAGCGGCATGGCCATGCCCTTGAGCATGCCGAACTGGGAGAGCCCCATCTCCTTGGAGCCGGTGTGCACCGCGAGCCGGTCGGGCACCAGCAGATTTTCAATGGTGCGAAGCAGGGAGTTGAGCCAGCTGCCCGCCGCGATGGGCAGGGCGATCTGGGCGAACTTTCTGAGAATGGGGGAGCGTGCGGGGGCGCCGCCCGCCGGAATGGTGCGGCAGTCGCGCCGGTAGGCCGCGAAGAGATAGAGCGTCGATGCGGCCTCGCTCACGGCATTGCCGACGACGACCGCGGCGCAGGCGGCGGCGATGCCGCGCGGGGCGTAGCGCCCGAGCAGAAAGAAGATCAGCCCCATGCGCACCGTCTGCTCGAAGAGCAGCGCCGCCGAGGAGCTCTTGACCCGCCGCCGGGCGATGAAGTAGCCCTTGAAGCAGGCCGCCGCGCTCATGCAGGGCAGCCCGAAGGAGAGGATGCGAAGCGGCAGCGCCGCGCGCTCGTCGTGGAGAAAGACCGCCGAGATGAAGTCGGACCCGAAGAAGAGGGCCGCAAAGGCCGCAAGGCCGACAAGGACACTCACGCCGACGGTGCGCCGCAGGATGCGCCGCACCGTGCGGCGGTCGGCGGTTGGGCTCTCGGAGATCAGCCGGGTCACGGCGATGGGGATGCCGGCCGTCGCGAGCGTGGTCGCGAGCACATAGAGCGAGAAGATCAGCTGGTAGAGCCCCATGCCCTCGGCGCCGATCTTGTCGGAGAGGTAGACGCGGAAAAAGATGCCGACCGTGCGCAGAATCAGCGAGGTCAGCGTCATGATGAGCGCATTTTTGAGAAAGGTCCACTTTTTCATCCGTTCCCAGCCTTTCAGGGGGTGTCCCCCTACTATTTATATTGGCCGGGCACGAAAAAATCACAGATTTTGCAGAATCAGGCGCTCCGCGGCGTCGGCAAGACGCCACAGCGCGGCGCAGAGCCCCTCGGCCGCCGCCGACGGCCCACGCGGGGAAGCGGCGCTGTCCGCGGGGGCGGCGAGTGCGCGCAGCCGGTCGCAGGCGAGCAGGGGAGCCGGCGACTTGTGAAAGGAGCCAAGCGACGCAAAGAGCTCGCCGAGGGCCGCCGCGCAGACGCCGGGATCGGGCGAAGAGGCAGGGGCGCTTTGCGCGCAGCGCCCGGCCTGCCAGGCGATCAGCTCGAGCGCCTGTGCGAGCTCCATCAGCTCGCCCGCGCCGACCGGGGGGATGAATTCGCGCGCGAGCCGGTCGCGGTAGCGCCCGCGCGCAAGGCGCAGCTCCCGCAGCGCCCGGCCGCAGGCCGCGGCATCGCGGTGTCCTGCCGCGTCGAGCACCGCACGGCACAGCTCCGCGAGGCCGCACAGCTGTTCGTAGCAGTCGGGTCTTTTTGCTCTGGCCATCACAGTCACTCCTTTTTTCAGTCCCCATATTCTATGAGAGAGAGGCGCGGCGCGTGCCGCCTAGAAGACCCGCAGGAAGAGCACCGCAAACAGGTACCCGAGTGCCCCGCAGCCCGGAAAGGTCAAAATCCAGGTCAGGGCCATGTTCCAGGCAATGTCCCAGCGCACGCCCGTGAGCCGCCGCGCTGCGCCCACCCCCATGACGGCCGAGGTCTTGGTGTGGGTCGTGCTGACCGGGAGCCCGCCGAGAGAGCTCAAAAGCAGACAGCACGCGCCGGCGAGATCCGCACAGAAGCCCTCGGGCGGGGTCAGGCGCACCATGTCGAGCCCCACCGATTTGATGATGCGGTAGCCGCCGATCGAGGTGCCGAGCGCCATCACCGCCGAGCAGAGAAGCATCAGCCACACCGGTACGGCGAAGCTGCCGGCGTCCGCTCCGCCGCGGGCGAGACAGACGCCGAGAAGAAAGATGCCCATGAACTTCTGCCCGTCCTGCGCGCCGTGCATAAACGCCATAGCGGCGCCGCCCGCCGCCTGCGCGCGGGAGAAAGCGCGGTTGGCGCTGGGGCGGCTGAGGCCCCGCCCGAGCAGACGGGTGAGCCTTGCGAGCGCGAAGCCGAGCGCAAAGCCGAGCAGCGTCGACAGCCCGAGCCCCCACAGCACCCGGCTCCACGCCGCCCACCGCACGCCGGAAAAGCCGCCGTGCAGCGCGACGGCGGCCCCCGTGACGCCGGCCGTGAGCGCGTGGCTCTCGCTTGTGGGGATGCCGAACCACCAGGCGGCGCTCGCCCAGACCACAATGGCGAAGAGCGCCGCCGCGAGAGCGGTGAGCGCCGCGCGCGCGTCGCCGCCGAAGTCGGCGATGCCGTAGATGGTCGCGGCGACGCTCGCGTTGAGAGCGGTCATGGTGAGCACGCCGAGAAAGTTGAAAACCGCCGCCATGAGCACGGCGGCGCGCGGACCGACGGCGCGGGTGGCGACGCAGG from Feifania hominis includes these protein-coding regions:
- a CDS encoding MATE family efflux transporter, whose translation is MYEGKTHKLFAKYAVAQMIGLLLNSVYMIVDGIFIGHRLGTDAMAAAAVSVPLLEVLIALSMAIASGAGILISGHIGRGEENRAVGVFNTAVICAVGMGLLIVALGSAFLDELAELLGSTAQIHSQATAYMRYIILFSPFLILSFLLSGIARNDGKPGLAMLALAAGAVSNVLLDYVFLYPLNMGIGGAALATALGPIFSVLILLPHFLGRRGALFFARTQLHLKKVGRIFTLGFPSFIMEFTIGMVTFVYNFAIVRHGFGEIGLAAYLVIGYLMLIILTIFLGMAEGLQPVFSYFAGVGKTERSRDMRAFAVRVFLLVGVVCYLLIVLFSRPFFSIFNPHDTALIDFTQSRSLGYFSGFFLAGYNILMISYWQSTRRTATAMAVSLSRSVIWPPVLIALLPLAFGREAIWVCHSLSEVLTACTAFILLRRDGREKDPGVSRADEPA
- a CDS encoding putative polysaccharide biosynthesis protein — encoded protein: MKKWTFLKNALIMTLTSLILRTVGIFFRVYLSDKIGAEGMGLYQLIFSLYVLATTLATAGIPIAVTRLISESPTADRRTVRRILRRTVGVSVLVGLAAFAALFFGSDFISAVFLHDERAALPLRILSFGLPCMSAAACFKGYFIARRRVKSSSAALLFEQTVRMGLIFFLLGRYAPRGIAAACAAVVVGNAVSEAASTLYLFAAYRRDCRTIPAGGAPARSPILRKFAQIALPIAAGSWLNSLLRTIENLLVPDRLAVHTGSKEMGLSQFGMLKGMAMPLLFFPSSFLNSLSTLLVPEISEANVRRQDAKLHRTISRAIHITLSISVLLGALFCVYAYPLGQLLYKSDEVGFLLSVLAPIMPLIYLENIIDGILKGLNQQVSSLRYSLLDSASRIALIALIVPHEGIKGFLLVMIVSNLLTCFLNARRLFVVTGLPIRWGKWFCKPVLSALTAALLTRLTFGVEPLQSLPAFASMVLGALMLSALYALCLWITGGVRRDDLAPVRR
- a CDS encoding inorganic phosphate transporter, whose translation is MDLTLGALLTELRDPALAAIVALTLGVVLVNGWTDAPNAIATCVATRAVGPRAAVLMAAVFNFLGVLTMTALNASVAATIYGIADFGGDARAALTALAAALFAIVVWASAAWWFGIPTSESHALTAGVTGAAVALHGGFSGVRWAAWSRVLWGLGLSTLLGFALGFALARLTRLLGRGLSRPSANRAFSRAQAAGGAAMAFMHGAQDGQKFMGIFLLGVCLARGGADAGSFAVPVWLMLLCSAVMALGTSIGGYRIIKSVGLDMVRLTPPEGFCADLAGACCLLLSSLGGLPVSTTHTKTSAVMGVGAARRLTGVRWDIAWNMALTWILTFPGCGALGYLFAVLFLRVF